A single window of Dermochelys coriacea isolate rDerCor1 chromosome 2, rDerCor1.pri.v4, whole genome shotgun sequence DNA harbors:
- the TMEM158 gene encoding transmembrane protein 158, with protein sequence MLLPPPLLPALLAACLPPCQGWSPAAAGGGGPEEPELSLPPINSSSRSRASLERDLRGMGGQAPRREPPPAGGQPPPQPPEEAPCNISVQRQMLSSLLVRWSRPLGIPCDLLLFSTNGHGRAFFSAAFHRVGPPLLIEHLGLAAGGAQQDLRLCVGCSWVRGRRVGRLRAAAAAASSSLSEPGQSWLQGEPLNFCCLDFSLEELKGEPGWRLNRKPIESTLVACFMTLVIIVWSVAALIWPVPIIAGFLPNGMEQRRSTAVAAGATAAGK encoded by the coding sequence atgctgctgccgccgccgctcCTGCCGGCGCTGCTGGCCGCCTGCCTGCCCCCctgccagggctggagccccgcCGCGGCCGGCGGCGGCGGGCCGGAGGAGCCCGAGCTCTCGCTGCCCCCCATCAACTCCTCCTCGCGCTCCCGGGCCAGCCTGGAGCGGGACCTGCGCGGGATGGGCGGGCAGGCTCCCCGCCGGGAGCCGCCTCCCGCCGGCGGCCAGCCGCCGCCCCAGCCCCCCGAGGAGGCGCCCTGCAACATCAGCGTGCAGCGGCAGATGCTGAGCTCGCTGCTGGTGCGCTGGAGCCGCCCGCTGGGCATCCCGTGCGACCTGCTGCTCTTCTCCACCAACGGCCACGGGCGGGCCTTCTTCTCCGCCGCCTTCCACCGCGTGGGGCCGCCGCTGCTCATCGAGCACCTGGGGCTGGCGGCGGGGGGAGCCCAGCAGGACCTGCGCCTCTGCGTGGGCTGCAGCTGGGTGCGGGGGCGCAGGGTCGGGCGGCTCCGGGCAgcggccgccgccgcctcctcctcgcTGTCCGAGCCCGGCCAGTCCTGGCTGCAGGGGGAGCCGCTGAATTTCTGCTGCCTGGATTTCAGCCTGGAGGAGCTGAAGGGGGAGCCGGGCTGGCGGCTGAACCGCAAGCCCATCGAGTCCACCCTGGTGGCTTGTTTCATGACTCTGGTCATCATCGTGTGGAGCGTGGCCGCCCTCATCTGGCCGGTGCCCATCATCGCCGGCTTCCTGCCCAACGGCATGGAGCAGCGGAGGAGCACCGCGGTGGCTGCGGGCGCCACCGCCGCTGGCAAATAa